One Akkermansiaceae bacterium genomic region harbors:
- a CDS encoding NTP transferase domain-containing protein, which yields MEPTLLVLAAGMGSRYGGLKQMDPMGPNGETVLDYSVYDAIRAGFKRVVFIIREDFAEAFREGVGARFEGKIEVDYVFQKLDDLPAGFSVPEGREKPWGTTHAVRAARHAVTGQFAVINADDFYGADAYQRIAGYFKEAAGTVDSKSHYCMVGYHITKTLSDHGDVNRGICSDDNGFLKDVEEVTEIKREDDGKIRGNGLDGKRREVPESAVASMNFWGFGQEFFSQIEDHFTRFLQERGTEMKSECYIPTLVDELIRNGTADCKVLETTSSWFGVTYPDDKPHVVEAIQQLIDAGEYTSPLD from the coding sequence ATGGAACCCACACTTCTTGTTCTCGCGGCCGGTATGGGCAGCCGGTATGGCGGCCTCAAACAAATGGACCCCATGGGGCCTAACGGCGAAACCGTTCTCGATTATTCTGTCTACGATGCCATCCGCGCAGGCTTTAAACGCGTAGTCTTCATCATCCGCGAAGACTTCGCCGAGGCCTTCCGTGAGGGGGTGGGTGCCAGGTTCGAGGGTAAAATCGAGGTCGACTATGTGTTTCAAAAACTCGACGACCTTCCCGCGGGTTTCAGTGTCCCCGAGGGACGTGAAAAACCATGGGGGACCACCCACGCCGTTCGCGCTGCGCGCCATGCCGTCACCGGCCAGTTTGCGGTGATCAACGCCGATGATTTTTATGGCGCGGATGCCTATCAGCGGATTGCCGGCTACTTCAAGGAGGCCGCTGGAACCGTCGATTCCAAATCCCACTACTGCATGGTCGGTTACCACATCACCAAAACCCTCTCCGACCACGGGGATGTCAATCGCGGCATTTGTTCAGACGACAACGGTTTCCTCAAGGACGTTGAAGAAGTCACTGAAATCAAACGTGAAGATGATGGTAAAATCCGCGGCAACGGGCTCGATGGCAAGCGACGCGAGGTGCCGGAAAGCGCCGTGGCGTCGATGAATTTCTGGGGGTTTGGACAGGAGTTCTTCAGCCAGATCGAGGACCACTTCACCCGCTTTCTTCAAGAGCGTGGCACCGAGATGAAATCCGAGTGCTACATCCCCACCCTGGTCGATGAACTGATCCGAAACGGCACGGCCGACTGCAAGGTGCTTGAAACCACCAGCTCGTGGTTTGGTGTGACCTATCCCGATGATAAACCACACGTAGTCGAGGCCATTCAACAGCTGATCGACGCCGGTGAATACACCAGCCCCTTGGACTAA
- a CDS encoding aminoglycoside phosphotransferase family protein: MHDLKEIAGLFDMRADFVHGHPYGSGHINDTYCAEYDQAGQRLRYIHQRLSTEAFKKPVELMENVERVTTHALNELLKQEHPEARRRTLTCIPSMQGTPHAFDAAGNCWRTYPFIERARTYDTIESEAQATEAARAFGEFQKLAATLPGDPLHETIPGFHNTKQRFQHLVEAIEADSENRAAGVQKEIDWYMAREAEGSKVVDMLENGELPLRVTHNDTKLNNVMLDDVTGEGICVIDLDTTMPGSAIYDFGDMIRTATSPAAEDEKDTSKVEMRMFMFEALVKGYLASAGDFLTDNERSLLAFSGKLLTMECGARFLTDYLKGDVYFKVHRDGHNIDRTRTQMALVESIDSQLDAMEALVAKYSV; this comes from the coding sequence ATGCACGATCTCAAGGAAATAGCGGGCCTGTTCGATATGCGGGCCGATTTTGTTCACGGCCACCCATACGGCTCAGGGCACATCAATGACACCTACTGCGCTGAATACGACCAGGCGGGACAACGTCTCCGCTACATTCACCAGCGGCTCAGCACCGAAGCCTTCAAAAAACCGGTGGAGCTGATGGAAAATGTCGAGCGTGTCACCACACACGCGCTCAATGAACTGCTCAAGCAAGAGCACCCCGAAGCACGACGGCGCACCCTGACCTGCATACCTTCCATGCAAGGCACTCCCCATGCCTTTGATGCCGCCGGCAACTGCTGGCGGACCTACCCGTTCATCGAGCGGGCGCGCACATACGACACCATCGAATCCGAAGCCCAGGCCACCGAAGCCGCCCGCGCCTTTGGCGAGTTCCAGAAACTCGCAGCCACGCTGCCAGGAGACCCGCTGCACGAAACCATCCCCGGTTTTCATAATACCAAGCAGCGTTTCCAACATCTGGTCGAAGCCATCGAAGCCGATTCGGAAAATCGTGCAGCGGGTGTTCAAAAAGAAATCGATTGGTACATGGCACGCGAAGCCGAGGGCAGCAAGGTTGTCGATATGCTTGAAAACGGTGAACTCCCTCTCCGGGTCACCCATAACGACACCAAGCTGAACAACGTCATGTTAGACGATGTCACAGGTGAAGGCATCTGTGTGATCGATTTGGACACCACCATGCCGGGCTCTGCCATTTATGATTTCGGCGACATGATCCGCACTGCCACATCCCCCGCTGCCGAGGATGAAAAAGACACCTCCAAAGTTGAAATGCGCATGTTTATGTTCGAGGCCCTCGTCAAGGGCTACCTCGCATCGGCTGGAGACTTCCTCACCGACAACGAGCGTTCCCTGTTAGCTTTTTCCGGAAAACTGTTGACCATGGAGTGTGGCGCCCGTTTCCTGACGGACTACCTCAAGGGCGACGTCTACTTCAAGGTGCACCGCGACGGCCACAACATCGACCGCACCCGCACGCAGATGGCACTCGTCGAATCCATTGATTCCCAGCTGGATGCCATGGAGGCGCTGGTGGCGAAGTACAGCGTGTAG
- a CDS encoding NAD-dependent epimerase/dehydratase family protein: MKILVTGGAGFIGSHIVEHFQGKAGEIRVLDNLRTGYKHNLEGLDCTFIEGSVTDRGLVKQAVDGVDYIFHMAAMVSVPESMSKIAECVEINVNGLLNVLEEASDAGVKKIVFASSAANYGDNPTVPKLETMYPEPKSPYAITKLDGEYYLEMFRTEGKIQATSIRFFNVFGPRQDPKGAYAAAVPIFIEKAVKGEDITVYGDGEQTRDFIYVKDIVGALVFAAMHEDMHGTYNAGYGGQITINDLANNILGTANTGSKLIHGPERAGDVKHSRASSDKLRAAGWVPRFTLEEGLAATFEFFKNKLSS; this comes from the coding sequence ATGAAAATACTCGTCACAGGCGGAGCCGGTTTCATCGGCTCCCACATCGTTGAACATTTCCAAGGCAAGGCCGGGGAGATCCGCGTGCTCGATAACCTCCGCACGGGTTACAAACATAACCTTGAAGGGCTCGACTGCACCTTCATCGAGGGCTCGGTCACTGATCGTGGGCTGGTCAAACAAGCTGTCGACGGGGTTGATTACATTTTCCACATGGCAGCGATGGTTTCCGTTCCTGAATCGATGAGTAAAATCGCCGAGTGTGTGGAGATCAACGTCAACGGTTTGCTCAATGTGCTGGAGGAGGCATCGGATGCCGGGGTGAAGAAAATCGTCTTTGCCTCCTCAGCGGCCAACTACGGCGACAACCCCACCGTACCCAAGCTGGAGACCATGTATCCGGAGCCCAAGAGTCCGTATGCGATCACCAAACTCGACGGGGAATATTACCTTGAGATGTTCCGAACCGAAGGAAAGATCCAGGCGACGTCCATCAGGTTCTTTAATGTGTTCGGGCCCCGCCAGGACCCCAAGGGAGCCTACGCCGCCGCCGTGCCCATTTTCATCGAAAAAGCCGTCAAGGGTGAGGACATCACGGTCTACGGTGATGGCGAGCAAACCCGCGACTTCATCTACGTGAAGGACATCGTCGGCGCTCTTGTCTTTGCCGCGATGCATGAAGACATGCACGGCACCTACAACGCTGGTTACGGAGGCCAGATCACGATCAATGACCTGGCTAACAACATTCTCGGAACGGCGAACACAGGCTCCAAGCTCATCCACGGACCTGAGCGGGCGGGTGATGTGAAACACTCGCGCGCATCATCGGACAAACTACGCGCCGCAGGATGGGTGCCCCGGTTTACCCTTGAGGAAGGACTTGCTGCTACGTTTGAGTTTTTCAAAAACAAACTATCCAGTTAA
- a CDS encoding polysaccharide deacetylase family protein, whose product MKPTSTALVILVSTALSALAHGPIDHGEATLIAQASVTPANNTGQPSTTAPSAPTAPNTAPATAPGATTNDDGVRVTVLGYHDFSKIKTPTEMLISTGKFRKQMQAIKELGLHVISMEDFIAWKRGEKKIQDKSVLITIDDGWKSVYTDAYPILKEHKFPFTVFLYTNYIDGGASALTSAMIKEMQNNGCTVASHSISHPYPATVKAERAKGSDEFATYLRKEMGGSRKELEKKFGGKVNAYAYPGGYVTGEMLPIATECGYECLFTVLPGKTTLATSNFTIPRYVILGTHDYIFRNATSFSATSTTAATDGAIVQSTPHPVKPEPGALITTRLPTVSADLSKVANIDVESIVMRVAGFGKVPATYDAASKTASWTLNRRLRSRTCEVSVQWRTLGATKYEQPMTWIFRIDREAAYQPSSPIAP is encoded by the coding sequence ATGAAACCGACCTCCACCGCTCTTGTCATCCTTGTGTCCACGGCCTTGTCAGCGCTGGCCCATGGCCCTATTGACCATGGAGAGGCAACCCTCATCGCACAGGCCAGTGTGACCCCGGCCAACAACACCGGTCAACCTTCGACCACGGCCCCCTCCGCACCAACGGCTCCCAATACCGCACCTGCCACCGCCCCGGGGGCGACGACCAACGACGACGGGGTAAGGGTCACGGTTTTGGGATACCACGATTTTTCAAAAATCAAAACGCCCACCGAGATGCTCATCTCCACCGGCAAGTTCCGCAAACAGATGCAGGCCATCAAGGAACTCGGTCTGCATGTCATCAGCATGGAGGACTTCATCGCCTGGAAACGAGGCGAAAAGAAAATCCAGGACAAGTCCGTGCTCATCACCATCGATGACGGTTGGAAATCCGTCTACACCGACGCCTACCCGATCCTCAAGGAACACAAATTCCCCTTCACTGTTTTCCTCTACACCAATTACATCGACGGTGGTGCCAGTGCGCTGACATCAGCGATGATCAAGGAGATGCAGAACAACGGCTGCACCGTGGCCAGTCACTCGATCTCCCACCCCTACCCCGCCACGGTAAAGGCCGAACGCGCCAAAGGATCGGACGAGTTCGCCACCTATTTACGTAAGGAAATGGGCGGCTCGCGTAAGGAGTTGGAAAAAAAATTCGGCGGCAAAGTCAATGCCTACGCCTACCCCGGCGGCTATGTCACCGGTGAAATGTTGCCCATCGCCACGGAGTGCGGCTATGAGTGCCTGTTCACCGTGCTCCCGGGGAAAACGACTCTCGCGACCTCCAACTTCACCATACCCCGCTACGTCATCCTCGGCACCCACGACTATATTTTCCGGAATGCGACCAGCTTCAGCGCGACAAGCACGACGGCCGCCACCGATGGTGCCATCGTCCAGTCCACCCCCCACCCGGTCAAACCGGAGCCAGGTGCCTTGATAACAACCCGGCTGCCCACTGTCTCGGCTGACCTTTCAAAAGTGGCCAACATTGACGTCGAGTCGATCGTCATGCGGGTCGCAGGTTTCGGCAAGGTGCCCGCCACCTATGACGCCGCCAGCAAAACGGCCTCCTGGACGCTGAACCGCCGGTTGCGCTCCCGCACCTGTGAAGTCAGTGTGCAGTGGCGCACCCTGGGAGCTACCAAATATGAACAGCCGATGACCTGGATCTTCCGGATCGACCGCGAAGCCGCCTATCAACCGTCCAGCCCCATCGCCCCCTAG
- the ffh gene encoding signal recognition particle protein: MFSALSDSLDKTFRNLRGVGKISEKNIGDALREIRLALLEADVEFGVAKDFIAKVKEKAMGVDVLKSIKPGEQIVKIFNDELTALLGGDATPLNLNPPAHILLCGLNGAGKTTTAGKLALRLQKEGRRPLLIACDLYRPAAIDQLATLAGQVGVPCFTPEPGEKNLVKVAKQALKWAKTQNGTTLIFDTAGRQEIDEALVQELKDLHKFVEPNETLLVADSATGQQAVSVARHFDDAVGITGIILTKLDGDARGGAALSMRAVTGKPIKFIGEGEKLDQFGVFHPDRMASRILGMGDVVSMVETAAENINEEDAMNAAKRLQSGKFDFNDFLDQMNMLRKLGPLDGLLGMLPGFNKIKKQLPSGAFDQGRMKRMEAIVLSMTPKERSTPQLIKGTRRKRIAAGSGNTMIEVNRFLKQFTQMRKMMKSKGKMKDMMKQLGGMEGMGDMMDGMKGLGGGGKMPKLPF, encoded by the coding sequence ATGTTCTCAGCCCTTTCCGACAGTCTCGACAAAACCTTCCGCAATCTGCGCGGCGTTGGTAAAATCTCCGAAAAAAACATCGGCGACGCGCTCCGTGAAATCCGGCTCGCCTTGCTGGAGGCCGACGTCGAATTCGGAGTCGCCAAGGACTTTATCGCCAAGGTCAAAGAAAAAGCCATGGGGGTGGACGTGCTCAAGTCCATCAAACCCGGCGAACAAATCGTCAAGATTTTCAACGATGAACTCACCGCGCTGCTCGGTGGTGACGCGACACCGCTGAACCTCAATCCGCCGGCACACATTCTCCTCTGCGGTCTCAATGGCGCGGGTAAAACGACCACTGCCGGCAAGCTGGCACTGCGCCTTCAAAAAGAAGGCCGCCGTCCCCTGCTCATCGCCTGCGACCTCTACCGCCCTGCCGCCATCGACCAACTCGCCACCCTGGCTGGGCAGGTGGGTGTGCCGTGTTTCACCCCGGAACCCGGTGAAAAGAACCTCGTCAAGGTCGCCAAACAGGCTCTCAAGTGGGCCAAGACCCAAAATGGCACAACCCTTATTTTCGATACCGCAGGCCGACAGGAAATCGACGAGGCTCTCGTGCAAGAACTCAAGGACCTTCACAAGTTCGTCGAGCCTAACGAGACTCTGCTGGTCGCCGACTCAGCCACCGGGCAGCAGGCTGTTTCCGTGGCACGTCACTTCGATGATGCCGTGGGGATCACGGGGATCATCCTGACCAAGCTCGACGGTGATGCACGCGGTGGTGCCGCTCTCTCGATGCGCGCCGTGACGGGCAAACCCATCAAGTTTATCGGTGAGGGCGAAAAGCTCGACCAGTTCGGCGTCTTCCACCCCGACCGCATGGCCAGCCGTATCCTCGGTATGGGCGACGTGGTCAGCATGGTGGAAACCGCTGCTGAAAACATCAACGAGGAGGATGCCATGAACGCCGCGAAGCGTTTGCAGTCGGGTAAATTCGACTTCAACGACTTCCTCGACCAGATGAACATGCTGCGCAAGCTTGGCCCTCTCGATGGGCTGCTGGGAATGCTTCCCGGTTTCAACAAGATCAAAAAACAACTTCCCTCCGGGGCCTTTGACCAAGGCCGCATGAAACGCATGGAAGCGATTGTGCTCTCGATGACACCGAAGGAGCGGTCCACCCCCCAGCTCATCAAAGGAACCCGCCGCAAGCGGATCGCCGCTGGCTCGGGTAATACCATGATCGAGGTGAACCGATTCCTCAAGCAGTTCACCCAGATGCGCAAGATGATGAAGTCCAAGGGCAAAATGAAGGACATGATGAAGCAACTCGGCGGCATGGAGGGCATGGGCGACATGATGGACGGCATGAAAGGATTGGGCGGCGGCGGCAAAATGCCCAAGCTGCCGTTCTAA
- a CDS encoding alpha amylase C-terminal domain-containing protein, whose amino-acid sequence MSSETPKVPKLVQDDCWLEPYADHITWRMIRLQDHLREIEARAGSIEAYSTVHQYVGIHYHFKDDTWSVREWAPAAKYVSVVGDFNNWDAGTHPLVKAENGVWETRLAGDIVKHGDKVKLHIAGANDTARDRIPATIHRCVQDEHTHDYSGQVWQPEDAYVWQNDFDPSSIGSPLIYEAHVGMGGEEPRLHTYREFAETVLPRISRLGYNTVQLMAVQEHPYYGSFGYHVSSFFAPCSRFGTPEDLKYLIDTAHGLGVAVLLDVVHSHAVKNISEGLNDFDGSGNQYFHTGERGDQPQWDSKCFDYGKEEVRRFLLSNIRFWLEEFKFDGFRFDGVTSMLYHHHGTVAFDHYDKYFSDGPDEDAILYLGLATTLCHQLRPGAMIVAEDMSGMPGLCRPTSEGGVGFTHRLAMGIPDYWIKLLKHKQDEDWNVEEMWGVMTNRRFGEANIAYAESHDQALVGDKTIAFRLMDQEMYWHMGVGSENGIIDRGIALHKMIRLFTLVAGGEGWLNFMGNEFGHPEWLDFPREGNGWSYHYCRRQWSLVDNPELRYQHLNHFDQDMIQLAKQHNLLGCAPAQQLYVHNDDQVLAAERGNLIFIFNFNPTQSFPDYLIPISREGEYKIVVDSDSCENGGHQRIDTSVTFEADENQAIQIYLPSRTCVVLAK is encoded by the coding sequence ATGAGTAGTGAAACCCCCAAGGTTCCCAAGTTGGTTCAAGACGATTGCTGGCTCGAACCCTACGCCGATCACATCACATGGAGAATGATCCGCTTACAGGATCACCTGCGGGAAATTGAAGCCCGTGCAGGCAGCATCGAGGCTTATTCCACAGTACATCAGTACGTTGGCATCCACTATCACTTTAAGGACGACACCTGGTCGGTGAGAGAATGGGCGCCCGCCGCGAAGTACGTCTCCGTGGTCGGCGATTTCAATAACTGGGACGCTGGCACCCACCCACTTGTCAAAGCTGAGAACGGAGTATGGGAAACCCGGCTTGCCGGTGACATCGTCAAACATGGCGACAAGGTGAAGCTTCACATCGCAGGCGCAAACGACACGGCGAGGGACCGCATACCGGCTACCATCCATCGCTGCGTCCAGGACGAGCACACCCACGACTATTCAGGCCAGGTTTGGCAGCCCGAAGACGCCTACGTATGGCAGAATGATTTCGATCCCTCCTCGATAGGCTCCCCCCTGATATACGAGGCCCATGTCGGCATGGGTGGTGAGGAACCCCGACTCCACACCTACCGCGAGTTCGCCGAAACCGTGCTGCCACGCATATCCCGGCTCGGTTACAACACGGTCCAGCTCATGGCCGTGCAAGAGCATCCGTATTATGGCTCGTTCGGCTACCACGTCTCATCCTTCTTCGCCCCCTGCTCGCGCTTTGGCACACCGGAGGATCTGAAATACCTCATCGATACCGCACATGGACTCGGTGTCGCAGTGTTGTTAGATGTGGTGCACTCACACGCTGTCAAAAACATTTCCGAAGGACTCAATGATTTCGACGGCTCGGGCAACCAATATTTCCATACCGGCGAAAGGGGCGACCAACCGCAGTGGGACTCGAAATGTTTCGACTACGGCAAAGAAGAAGTACGCCGGTTCCTGCTCTCCAACATCCGCTTCTGGCTGGAGGAATTCAAATTCGACGGCTTCCGCTTCGATGGGGTGACCTCCATGCTCTACCACCACCACGGCACGGTTGCTTTTGACCACTACGACAAGTATTTTTCCGATGGCCCCGATGAAGATGCCATCCTCTATCTCGGACTTGCCACCACCCTGTGTCACCAGCTCCGGCCCGGCGCCATGATCGTGGCAGAAGACATGAGTGGCATGCCCGGCCTTTGCCGTCCCACCTCTGAGGGAGGCGTGGGTTTCACCCATCGTCTCGCCATGGGAATCCCCGACTACTGGATCAAACTCCTCAAACACAAACAGGATGAGGACTGGAACGTGGAGGAAATGTGGGGAGTCATGACCAATCGCCGCTTCGGTGAGGCCAACATCGCCTACGCAGAAAGCCACGACCAGGCATTGGTGGGCGATAAGACCATCGCCTTCCGCCTCATGGACCAGGAAATGTACTGGCACATGGGCGTTGGGTCCGAAAACGGGATCATTGACCGGGGGATCGCCCTGCACAAGATGATCCGCCTCTTCACCCTCGTCGCCGGTGGCGAGGGCTGGTTGAACTTCATGGGCAATGAATTCGGCCACCCTGAGTGGCTTGACTTCCCGCGCGAAGGCAACGGCTGGTCATACCACTACTGCCGACGCCAGTGGTCGCTTGTGGACAACCCCGAACTGCGCTACCAACACCTCAATCACTTCGATCAGGATATGATCCAGCTCGCCAAACAGCACAACCTGTTAGGATGCGCACCCGCCCAGCAACTCTACGTGCATAACGATGACCAGGTGCTCGCCGCCGAACGCGGCAATCTGATTTTCATCTTCAATTTTAATCCGACCCAGTCATTCCCCGATTACCTGATCCCCATTTCCCGTGAGGGTGAATACAAGATCGTGGTCGATAGTGATTCCTGTGAAAACGGGGGCCACCAACGGATCGATACCTCCGTCACCTTCGAGGCTGACGAGAACCAGGCCATCCAGATCTACCTCCCAAGCCGCACCTGCGTCGTCTTGGCAAAGTAG
- the ndk gene encoding nucleoside-diphosphate kinase, translating to MATETSLILFKPDAVEKNIVGTVLSRFQAEGFIVRGIKMMQLDDAILTEHYAHVADKPFFPEIAAFMSRTPVIALALEGEDVISRVRDLLGPTNSQEAAAGTIRGDFGTDMMVNVCHASDGPETAAAELKRFFKDDELFSF from the coding sequence ATGGCTACTGAAACTTCACTTATTCTTTTTAAACCCGACGCCGTTGAGAAAAACATCGTCGGCACCGTTCTTTCCCGCTTTCAGGCAGAAGGCTTCATCGTGCGCGGTATCAAAATGATGCAGCTCGACGACGCAATCCTCACTGAGCACTACGCCCACGTCGCTGATAAGCCCTTTTTCCCGGAGATCGCCGCATTTATGAGCCGCACCCCGGTGATCGCGCTTGCGCTGGAAGGCGAAGACGTCATCAGTCGCGTCCGCGACCTGCTCGGGCCCACCAACTCCCAGGAAGCTGCCGCAGGCACGATCCGTGGTGACTTTGGCACCGATATGATGGTCAACGTCTGCCACGCCTCTGACGGACCGGAGACGGCTGCCGCCGAACTCAAGCGATTCTTCAAGGACGACGAGCTGTTTTCCTTCTAA
- a CDS encoding succinate dehydrogenase cytochrome b subunit yields MISSTCSACRFWHSSIGKKIVVALTGAFLVIFLAGHLVGNMLIFQSSEAFNHYADFLHTMLHGWGIWLFRATMLVSLALHILATVQLTAANRAARPRRYEHDATMVASKSSRIMIWSGLTIIVFFVFHILHYTVRIQDDLKLLADFHQNWAMTVAGFQSIPVVLFYILAMALLCSHLSHGVGSIFQTLGLRTKKSSAAIGLLSKVYAIVIFLGFISIPISICFFGLGKCEMEKTEKVVKQLKEKGHTHLPENLAHKNISELTDADIPAADTH; encoded by the coding sequence ATGATTTCATCCACTTGCTCCGCATGCCGTTTCTGGCACTCCTCCATTGGTAAAAAAATCGTCGTCGCCCTCACCGGAGCCTTTCTGGTCATATTCCTGGCTGGGCACCTGGTCGGAAACATGCTCATTTTCCAAAGTTCGGAAGCCTTCAACCATTACGCGGATTTCCTGCACACCATGCTGCACGGCTGGGGTATCTGGTTGTTCCGCGCCACCATGCTGGTCTCCCTGGCATTACACATCCTGGCTACCGTCCAGCTGACCGCAGCCAACCGCGCCGCCCGACCACGCAGGTATGAACATGACGCCACCATGGTAGCGTCCAAGTCATCACGCATCATGATCTGGAGTGGACTCACCATCATAGTTTTCTTCGTTTTCCATATCCTTCACTACACCGTCCGCATCCAGGATGACCTGAAACTCCTCGCCGACTTCCACCAGAACTGGGCCATGACCGTCGCCGGTTTCCAGAGTATCCCCGTTGTCCTCTTCTACATCCTCGCCATGGCGCTGCTCTGCTCCCACCTCTCCCACGGTGTCGGCTCCATTTTTCAGACCCTCGGCCTGCGCACCAAGAAGTCATCCGCCGCCATCGGCCTGCTTTCCAAGGTTTACGCCATTGTCATCTTCCTCGGCTTCATCTCCATCCCCATCAGCATCTGTTTCTTCGGACTCGGTAAGTGCGAAATGGAAAAAACCGAAAAGGTCGTAAAACAGCTCAAGGAAAAGGGCCACACACACCTGCCCGAAAACCTGGCTCACAAAAACATCTCGGAACTGACTGATGCTGACATTCCAGCCGCAGACACCCACTGA